ACTATTCTATGGTATGTCCTTTGCAATTCATAAATATTATCCTTGCTCATATTGAATGAAGTCAATTTCCATGCATCTAAGTATCTAATAGCCCACCATTTTATGCTACTTTCATTTGGCAGCTACTTCCATCTGCTTTCTCTTCGCTTGCGTTTCCTTCGAGGCCTGATTTCGTTCGCGTTAGAGAGTTACACAAGCCACCAATCATCATGAAGCTTCGATGGAGGAGCCTCAGGTCATCAGAAGCCTTTCTTACCAGGGGTTGAAGAAAATTTTCAGTCGACCATGGCCTAAAATGTGGAAGCGTAGTTCGTTTCTGCGTCCCTATTAATGATGAAACTACtatatttatttctatattacgtatctaagatgtttaattgataatgttttttattttagcaaTGCCTCTACAGGCTCATGCGGTATTGCAGTGTCTCAACCATGTGTAATGTGGTATTAATGTCATTAACTGTATCGActtctatctatttataacTTAAATGACTTAGAATTTTTCTGGCTCGACTTATGATTGGTTTATGTTTGAAGCCAATTGAGACAAGGGCCAATCTAAACAATTACAACTGTTAAATTATCTTCTATAAGACATTAATACACCTTTAATATACCAattattattaagaaaatataattagtattttaattttattgaacaCCCCACCAGCAACTAAAATTAATGtagttatttattatataaatagttCCAAAACATGAAATGTAAGTTAAAACTTGAACAATGTTAATGCTGATCTCCGCTTCATAATTAAAACTacatcaattatattaatagaTTATAACCGAAAACTTGACCCGGCCCGCTTTGGAAGCAACGTCATCATTTTATGgttgtataaaaaaaaaacccaaaaagcaATCACATTCGTTCGTTCCATGTTCTCCTAgcccttttctctttttgtctTTGAAATGGAGTCAAAACCCCAAATAGCCATCATGACCATCGCCGCCGTTTTGGTCCTCATCGTATGTGCGTTTAACCCCTTTCAATTTTATGCTTTGCCCATATTTCTCCTTTACACAGGTACTCAGTTTTTCTTGGTTTTTTAGTACTTCGTTCACAAATTATTCAATGAGTATTGCGTGTTTTGTGTTCTTATTGTATTAtcatttgattattattattaattaattaattgatattagACAAAATTAGGGTGTGACGGTGTGAATGCTTTGCTATATTTTCTGTACTAtttttgtcattattattattattattattattatggaagTAGTGATGCGGTTCTATTGGTAGTTACTGTTACTATATTACTATAATAAtacaattataataataattaagattttcattattatattatatattagatattataggtttaattatttatgttggTTTCTATAGTTTTGCGGAATTTTTTATTAGGTCGTTatacttttttctcttttaattaaattctaacaccaaaattttttttttaattaggtccctcttGGTAgtaattatcttaattttatagggattcaactaaaacaaaaattggtgcagATAccgaaataaaagaaaaaaaagtgtagagacccaattaaaaaaattagtgtaaGAACTCAATTATAAGAAACTATAgagaccaacagaataattaaacgtatattatattatattatattactatatatataattacaacAGAAATAATTTACGTAATTACTGATATTGTATATATGTAGATTAGATTAGCTCAATTATATATAATGTACAATattacaataataaatacagttataataataatttggattttaataattatgtcTATAATTACAAAGGAGTTAATTTACTGCAACTATGGAAATTATATAGATTTAGATATTAGATATAGATTAGATATAGATTTATATTTACACTAGATTAgttatatatactatatatacaatatatacaatataCATGCTATGTATTTGGTGTATTTGCTTATTTGTTTATAGCAATGACGATCACGTATATATCTTAGTGCAACTATTGATTTTATagtcataatttttgaaattaatagttaataaCACTGTTTATAATTTCCTCAAGTCTGAACCATGTCATGTGTCCTATATGTTTCGGGCCAACAGAATGGTGTTCTGAAAATGTAACTGAGGAGATTGTACTATTCATGGCCTCATGTATTGTGCTCAACGTAGTTACTTTTTGAAAGGTTGCTACTTTGCGTGTACATGAACAACCACCATGTCACTAGCATCTACAACATCAGGCACCTCCCACCACCACTATGGGCTACGTGTTGCTATAAATTCATCACCCATATGAATACTCCAGCATCGCTCCAGTGAGAGTTCAAGTAAAAACTCTTTACAGGTCCACATATATTGGTTACAAATGACAACAACGTACAACAACCTCAAGGATATTGAGGCATCTTCAGAGCACTTAATATTGAGGATTAAAGTGAGGGTCGTGAAAATATGGTCATTGTCTCCTGCTGAGCAAAAATACGTGAAGCCAACTTTAGAGTTGGTGGTCATGGATCACGTGGTGAAATAACAACTACGAGCTAGCACTTGATTTAACTAACTTTACTGATCAATTTTTTAgccatataattttttttcgtgtATGAGTTTGATACCAATTTAATACCAAGTTTTGTTTCCAGGGCGATCGAATCCAGTGCACTATTAGGAATGCTCAGAGGAGGCTCTTTGAAGATGAGTTATCAGAGGGAAAAATCTATATCATATGTAACTTCTCAACTTCCTTGAATGACTAGAAATACAAGGCCACTAACCATGCATGTAGGATATACTTCAAGAGGGATACTCAACTTCAGATGGTACATGATCCATCATTTCCGGAGAATGTGTTTCGTTTTGTTCCTAATGATCTAATACTGAACCACACAAATGCTCAGTCGCATCTTATGGGTATGacgaaaatcaatccaaacctTCCAATTAGCTTAATCAAAGATGAAATATATAttcattaatatttattaattagtgattaatcgttatatattattttgtttcagaTGTTATTGGTCTACTTACTGGCAAGAGTGACATAATTAAATTTACTAAGAGTGGCAAGAAGTGCAACTACATTGTTCTCGAGCTTGATGACATACAATGTGTTATATATTTTCTTAGTAAAATTGTTACTCACATCATTACCCACTCGCCAAGTGCATCTCATGTGGGATTTGTTTTGTTCATGTGTGCTTTACGTATCTTCCCTTCATACTTTTAAATCAGGGGAAAAGGCAAGATTAGGTGTACACTTTGGGAGGATTTTGCAACTAAGTTGGTCAAGCACATTGAAGAGCAGCCAACATCAGAGTACATCCTCATTATACAGTTCGCTAAGTTCAACCTCTTTAAAGGTTTGCAATTTAGTTGCTCTTATTAGGGTAGGACATTTGCACTTCATATAATTGCTTTGAAAATTAGACAAAGAGCATGTTCTGATTCTGTCATTGTGTAGTTATTTCTATATACCTTAATACCTTAATTGGCACAGGTGCAATGGGCATATCAAATACCAATCATAACTCAATTCTCTACATCAATGCGGACTTCCAAGAGGTTAAGGATTTTCGCAAGAGGTAATACATCTAACCGTGTCGTTTGAATCAATTTGAGACTCATACACTAGAACAGATTAATGAAATTCATGTACAATGTCAAAAATTTAAGTGTCATCATGGCTGCGGTTCCATGTGCAAACCAACTATCCCAAATTGCTGCAGATCCAGCATACTCTATAGAGGATGATCTCATCAACAACTCCATTTACAAACCCATTTCTGAACTCAAGGCATCTATTGAGGTCCGTGATTAGGTTTTATTGACTAAGCAACGTAATCTCTTTGCTTCAAAATATAGTTTACTATTTACTCTTTCAATTTGTTAacacttaatttattttaacattatctAAAATTGTGAGATCTTcacttatttaaaataaaatattaattcacaaactttaataataaagagttcattaattaattattttgtcataACTCTATCtactctaaaaataatatataaatgcaTTCTATAATTTCATAATTTAAGTTTATGTCTTAGGCCAAAAATTTGGGATGAAAAACTTCCCTGGGAAAGAAAAATAGCCACAATAACGTAACAAATTTCCACTGATAAACTACTATGGTATTTATTTTGCGAATCCAATTATGCGATGAGTTTGATTGTTGTTTATTCTTAGCTTTTTGACAATTGAAACTGTAATTGCAATTGACCCCAAGAACGGTTGGTGGTATAAAAGTTGTAAGCATTGCTTTCATTCACTAAGGGAGGCTGAGGATTCCTACTATTGTGCCAAGTGTGCCACCTATCCAACCACTCACACACCTAGGTATACAAGTCAACCCTTTGTTCAAGCTCTTATTCAACAACTTTATGCATTATCCATGTATCTTTGGTAACGCCTTATCCTTTATAGGTATAGCATTAATATGAAGGTTGCTAATGATACTGATACAGCTGCATTCCTTCTTTATGACAAGGGAGCGGCCAAATTTCTTGGAATCTCTGCCTCTGACCTGCGGCTTGCACAGCTAACCAGGGTAATGTTTAAAACATGCATACAGAGTAATGTATATATAAACACATGCTattccttttatattttttacaaatattGTTACACAATTCTTTAGTTAACCTATAAACCAAAATCAGGGTGGAGTAAATGAGGAATACCCGATAGACCTCAATTCCTTTAGGGGTAAGAAATTCCTTTTCAAGGTTTCCGTCAAGATGGAAGATATAAATTCTTTCCAGCCTTGCAAGGTCATTGTGATGAAGCTGACGGATGAGATATCtcttataacaaaatttttaggAAAGCATGATGTATACCAGGTTACTTATTTGATGACTTCTTTGATTATGCTAAACCTTTGTGATATTCCTATTTATACGTCTGACTTGGTGCAGCCAAACCTTGCATTGGAACACTCAGAACTGTTGAGCCTGCAAACTGCTTCCACCGACACGCCAAAGGTAACTATCAAATGGTGAAAATCATTAAGTTGAGCATTAAGGGGtgatatttagttaaaaaatagttaaaaatgcAGGGCGCGAGTTCTCCTTCTGTTGAGGCTTTGGTGGACAACTCTAACGATGCTTTCTTGACCCCCAAGAGAAACATTATTAGTGGTGGATGGTCTAAGCAACTCATTGATCTTTATCCAGACTCTGCTAATGGATCATCATCGAAGTGTAGAAGCTCGAAGATGGCATTCCCAGCGTTGATAAAGTCTACCAAGATTAGTCTGGATAGAttctcaatcaaaatatatGGTGGACTAATGATCAAGCTCAAGTATCATAGTATATTTCCCAGTATCAATGTTGCGTATAATTATGGTTTCGTGTTGTGTCCTTTAATGAAGTGAGGtcgttgttttttttttctttagctATGTCATCCAATAACGCATGGTCTAATGCAATCAAACCATGCGAGTAATTGTGTGCATGTAATGCTTATTATGTATGTGGGGCAAAAGCAATGTGTATGATATGCGCTTGCTTCTTATGTTTGGTTCCTTTAATCCAATCGAGTGTGTTTGTTTAATAATTGCATCCTACTCTCTAAATCTAAATTAGTATATAATCTAATACTTATGACAAATAATTTGGATAATGATTCAATGTATGGAAGATGTGCCCATgcatttttttatcattctcaTATGCATTAAAAAAGATgtcacttttttttatcattttataatATACATTCCGTATGCGGTTGTCTTTAGAATTGTATAGTTTATTTAAATTACCAAATAGTGTAACAGTAACTAAAGCATGTATATGAAACAAATTTTCTGCATGTCAACAAATGACCTAGCACTCTAGACGGAGGCCCAAGTACAGGATATGAGCTCTTATATACCTTTatgtacattttttttatttccaaatttttaatttctaattcaaTATAAAAGCTAAAATTTATTGTTCACTAAAATTACACAAATTTACTTTTTTGGCAACTGGCATCAGGGACTGATGTGTGGCACCTCCTTTATTGATATACTAGTGAAGTGTGTTGTGCGATGCACGGGTATGataaatttaatgaaaaatatttaatattaaaaattagtaaattaagtATTTAACaggaaataaatatattatagtataattatatagtaaaattgtgaataaaataatttaatattaaagtcccataaaaaaagtttaaaaatcaacacaaatactaaaaaatttaaagtcaaGGTACAACTCAATttgtattataataataaactttttttattttttccaaatCATGAAAACTATACAAAATCATCTCATCATGTcccttatttttcaatttttacatTTGTTTCAAAACTCTTATGTACCAAACCCattgttctttttttatttttcccctttttaagaaaaaaaaaaggaaaatatactTTTGAAAGCTTTAATACCAAAAACtaaaatgctaaaaaataaagcaagtaaaaaatgaacaaaaataaacaaTGAGATTCAACCAAACAAAATTGCTATAAGATGAACATGAGATGAATTttcatcaattatttttttcaaaaacaataagCAGAAATTCTCACATATCAAGACAACATCATTATCAAGACCATCTCACAATTAAAATggttaaatcaaaatttgagaagataaaCTTAATATGATATAAACTAAATTGAATCATATGAGAAAAAAAGTGAGAAATATTCAGTCCATAATGCAACACTATCCAATTTGTCTGCTCTCATCCTATATCAATAGAAGCTAATAGAGTCTGTTCTTCATGAGATTAACTTCCTATCAtcagttcttttttttttcatcgaCAAAAAGAGTCTAAATCGATGATATTGGATTCAGAGCATATAGTGAAAAGTAATTTCACAAACTGATATGTAAATAGCAACTTTCATTCAAAAAAGCCACAAGatactaaaatattataaaagattGACATGAGTACCATATGAGAGGGAAGGTGAGAATGAAATTTGAGTTTGTGATTTATATAAAAACATATACATCACGTTTACCAACCACGGTTCTCCTTAAAGAAAAGGCTTTAACCATCGGGTTTCGTTACttcaaagaaacatgtttataGATTGCCTAATGCCCACGTACAACAAATAATCGTTTCATTTGTATCTACTACAGCAAGAAAACTCTAACAGTAAATTGAAATTAGCCTAAATAAATTagcaactaaaaatataaattaatagcTAACAATAACCAGAACATTGTGCACTTAAAAGGGTCTATTTCTTCTGGTTCTGGACAGTGTTAACTTTCCACTCTTAAGGTTTGTGGTGCTTCAGTCATAAATTATCAGAGTATTTAAATTGGGAATATTCTCTATAATTTCCTTCCCatcaaaagcataaaaaaaaaaaagaaaaagttgttGAGAGGATCTCCTTTTCCAAATATTGCCTTGATATTGTAAGAATACTCAAATTAGTCCGTTATAGATATTATGAAACATGAAAGAAATATGGTTGAATAATATACCTGCCCAAGGATTCTCCCAGTAATAACACATACTGGTTAAAACGTTTAAACGCTGAGTCCAAATGAACATCACGGAAATTGACTGCTCAAGTTGTATTCTGTTAATAGATTTCTCTCTATTTTATATTCTATGGTAAcaatattaattcaaaataaGATGCACGCAATATTAAGCATAGAAAGAAGAACGAATCTTGTAGTAAAGTTAACATAAGTATAAAACTTTCAAAGTTTCATAGGGTACAAATTGCCCTAAAGCTAATTAGTTCCTTTATCTAAGAGGAAGGAAAACCTGGCACCCTCTAAAAGTCATATTAAACATGAAATCAACGCCAGCAAAATTGCTCTTATACTTGATAGAGGCTAGTAGTGCCATGTACTAAGTACTAATTCGGTATTGGCACTCTCggtaattataattataatcacTATTATACATTTTACTAAGCATGATCATTATTATCCTCTTCTATTTTCTACCCTTAATAGTGACATCAGTAAATGAGAAAAGCAAAAAATCAATGCAGAATCTAATTCAAAggcagaaaacaaaaattttaaatagagcAGTTAATTAAACACACTTGAATAGCAAATATACCGATGATCCCATCAATTACTCTGGgacaaaatcctaaaccctgaAAACCAAATGTAAAGGCAATTCAAAAAAGAATTAAACAGGTAAAATGTACATAATTACGAACTACCTTGAAAACTGAAAGTACTTTGAAAGCAACAGCTTAAATCTTAGTGGTATCCCATAATTTGTTCCACATTTTTCAAATGGTTCGTGGGGGGAAAAGAAATTAACCCAGTTTTAGAAGGaaaaagactcaaaaataaaaaattgaaactacCACCTTGAAAAGTAAAGAACATAGCCAAGCTTGAGAGGAAGGAGAAGAGATAAGGTAATAATAAGCAGAAGAATAACAATAAGCAAAAGCAAACAACAAATTTaagtaattaaacaaaaaaaatagctaATAAAAACACAATAGAG
This portion of the Arachis duranensis cultivar V14167 chromosome 6, aradu.V14167.gnm2.J7QH, whole genome shotgun sequence genome encodes:
- the LOC107495516 gene encoding uncharacterized protein LOC107495516 isoform X3; amino-acid sequence: MGKGKIRCTLWEDFATKLVKHIEEQPTSEYILIIQFAKFNLFKGAMGISNTNHNSILYINADFQEVKDFRKSVIMAAVPCANQLSQIAADPAYSIEDDLINNSIYKPISELKASIENGWWYKSCKHCFHSLREAEDSYYCAKCATYPTTHTPRYSINMKVANDTDTAAFLLYDKGAAKFLGISASDLRLAQLTRPNLALEHSELLSLQTASTDTPKGASSPSVEALVDNSNDAFLTPKRNIISGGWSKQLIDLYPDSANGSSSKCRSSKMAFPALIKSTKISLDRFSIKIYGGLMIKLKYHSIFPSINVAYNYGFVLCPLMK
- the LOC107495516 gene encoding uncharacterized protein LOC107495516 isoform X1, which produces MGKGKIRCTLWEDFATKLVKHIEEQPTSEYILIIQFAKFNLFKGAMGISNTNHNSILYINADFQEVKDFRKSVIMAAVPCANQLSQIAADPAYSIEDDLINNSIYKPISELKASIENGWWYKSCKHCFHSLREAEDSYYCAKCATYPTTHTPRYSINMKVANDTDTAAFLLYDKGAAKFLGISASDLRLAQLTRGGVNEEYPIDLNSFRGKKFLFKVSVKMEDINSFQPCKVIVMKLTDEISLITKFLGKHDVYQPNLALEHSELLSLQTASTDTPKGASSPSVEALVDNSNDAFLTPKRNIISGGWSKQLIDLYPDSANGSSSKCRSSKMAFPALIKSTKISLDRFSIKIYGGLMIKLKYHSIFPSINVAYNYGFVLCPLMK
- the LOC107495516 gene encoding uncharacterized protein LOC107495516 isoform X2 is translated as MGKGKIRCTLWEDFATKLVKHIEEQPTSEYILIIQFAKFNLFKGAMGISNTNHNSILYINADFQEVKDFRKSVIMAAVPCANQLSQIAADPAYSIEDDLINNSIYKPISELKASIEGAAKFLGISASDLRLAQLTRGGVNEEYPIDLNSFRGKKFLFKVSVKMEDINSFQPCKVIVMKLTDEISLITKFLGKHDVYQPNLALEHSELLSLQTASTDTPKGASSPSVEALVDNSNDAFLTPKRNIISGGWSKQLIDLYPDSANGSSSKCRSSKMAFPALIKSTKISLDRFSIKIYGGLMIKLKYHSIFPSINVAYNYGFVLCPLMK